AATGCCACTCTTTTAGTTTAATCAATATATTTGACACGATTTTATGATAATGGATAATAGCTGAGTTTATAATATTTTGGAGCCAGCGGATGTCCTCAGAGATTGAATTACAGCTAGAAAGTGCGCCATTAGGGCAAAAAAGTGATTATATTTCAACATATTCGCCGGATTTGCTGTTTCCGATTCCAAGAAAGCAAAAGCGCGATGAAATCAATGTGCCAGATGCTCTGCCGTTTAATGGCTTTGATGCTTGGAACGCCTTTGAGCTGTCTTGGCTAAATGCCAAAGGCAAGCCTTGTGTTGCTTTAGCTCATTTTGAGATTGACTGCGCGAGTGTCAATATCGTTGAATCTAAATCATTTAAACTATATTTGAATTCATTTAATAACACCAAGTTTGATAGTGTCACTGAGGTTGAGCGCATTTTAGCGAAGGACATTCAAGCTGCTGCTGAAGGTGAGGTTAAAGCTCGTGTCATTTTGCTTAGTGAAGTGGAAAATCAACCGATTCTCGATTTTAGTGCTGAGTCTATTGATGATTTGGATATTGAGTGCAATGAGTATATGGTTAAGCCTGACTACCTGAAGGCAGATCATACTCAAATTGTAGAAGAAACCTTAAGTTCTAATTTATTGAAATCAAATTGTTTAGTGACTGGGCAGCCAGACTGGGGTTCTGTAGAAATCGCTTATTATGGCCCGAAAATTGACCGTGAAAGCCTATTGCAATACATTGTTTCTTTCCGTAATCATAATGAGTTTCATGAGCAGTGTGTAGAGCGCATTTTTATGGATGTGATGGCGCACTGTCAGCCTGAGCGTTTAACCGTGCATGCGCGTTATACACGTCGTGGTGGCTTGGATATTAATCCTGTCCGCAGCACTGAAAAATCATTTAAAGCTGATAATTTACGGATGGCGCGTCAATAAAATGTTTAACTCGATAGCGAAGGTACTTAGTACCTTTGGTTCTTTGATTGAGGCGGAGCACAAGGATCGTAGCTCTAAATATGAAATCGTTTCTCATGAAGACCAAGGCAATGAAATTCAGGTTCGATGCCGGTTAAAAGGCAGTGGTAAAACTTTCTTTCGGCCAGTGACTGAATTATATAAAAAAGAATGGTTGGAAGACTTTTCTCGAGAAGATGCCGCTCATATTGCAGTTCTTTATTATGCTGTAAAAGGTAATAACAAAGAATTAATAGAAACTTTTCCCGCTCGCAAGAAAAGAATCACTAAAAAGTTATTTTTTTAGGCATGCTTTTTGTAACTGCCCTAATTTTATCTAATTTGGTAGCATTTAAGATCTCTGAATTTAAATACACTTTCCACTTTCTTGGTTATACACAAAATATAGACTTTAATTTTCCTTCAGGGCTTATTTTCTTTCCTTTGATTTATTTTTTGATGATGTGTTAACGGAAGTTTATGGTTTTGGTGTAAGCCGTATTATTATATGGAGTGGTTTATTGTGTAGCCTACTCGTTGCTGTTGGTACGTATGCAGCTGTGCATTTGCCACCTTCATATGTTTGGCATTTTCAAAATGAATTTCAAACTGTTTTTGATAGTACTTGGCGTATTATAGCCGCCTCAGCGTTGAGCTATTTCAGCGGGGAGCTATGCAACTCGACGATATTATCAAAGCTTAAAGTGTTGTCTTCAGGCAAGCATTTGTGGCTTAGGATTATCCTCAGCTCTTCTGTTGGGCTTATTGTGGATAGTGTTGTCTTTGGTTTGGTCGCATTTTGGGGAGAAATGCCTCACTCTATTATATGGCAAATGGTGTGGGTGCAATACTTCTTTAAACTTGGTTATGTTGTTATTGCTTTGCCTATCACATACGCAATTACTGGTTACTTAAAGCAGTCAGATAATATTGATTATTATGACTATCAGACTAAGTATAATCCATTCTCATTGGCTTTATAAGCTTCTCATTATTTGTAGAGGTTCATTCGAGCTTCTACAATCACACCGAGAATACGCTGAGTTGTGCTGTTATAGGCTTGAGTGGGAATTGCATGATCAAAACCCTTAAAGTAGATATCAGCGCCGTCAGAGAGCACACTTCTTGCAACTACGTTGCTGCCATCTAGGGTAACGAGTACAAACATGCCATCTTTATATTCGTGGTTTGGATCTACAATGAGTGTTGAGCCTTCACGAAAACGGGGTTCCATAGAGGGTAGGGATTTAACCGCGAAGGAGGTATCGCTGATGTGTTTATCTGTTGTTATCCATTGTGTATGAGAGTCTAGGCTGTAGCTATTGTGCTTAAAGACCCAGGCAATACTATCTTGCCACCGGATCAGAGGAACTGTTAACCACGCACTACGATTGGTCGCATTAAAAGTACCTGGGATGCGATCATTCATTGGGGATAAGCCTAATAGTTGATCGATAGAGATAGAGAAAAATTGTGCAAGAGGTTTTAGGGTATTTGCCCGAGGATCTGTTGTGTGACCGAGCAGCATACGGTTAATGGTTGTAGTTGGAACCCCAGTTTGACGAGCAAGTTCAGCTTCACTAATGCGAATTTCATTCATTAAATGGTTGAGGCGCTCTTTAATTGAAGGGTTGTTGGCATGCAAGTTTTTTTTAGCTAGTGTCATAGATGCTTCTCATACTTGTTCAAGTTGCAAATTCTACCATAAATAAAAGATGGAATGTATAGAATTTATTCATTGATATTTAGTGAATAATGAATGCTTATTTATTTGAGTACTGTTTATAAATGGTATAATAGCTTATAAATCGATAAATTCTTTTTCCTTCAGTTCGAGCATTTTATACGGTTAATGGTATTTTTATACAAAATGCCGTTTACTTCTAGAGCTGCTTGAGGTAGGATTTAGGGCGTAATTTAGTAGAAATACTAAATTGTAACTGACGGTATTTAATGGGTAGGGTTAGATATATCTATTAAATATAGCTTGCTTGCTGAGTCAGTGGGTAGCTTTTTGGTAAGCTATTATGTTTAGTCTTGATGGGTGTGACTAAGTTTTGATTTTGTTCCTGTATATTTGAGGTTACGCCCCTTTTTCTTTTTAAATTGATATTTTCTATTACTAGGCAATAACTTTTTATTTTTTTACAAAATTAGCTGGAAAGCGTATAACTTACAATTTATTACGGCTCCATAACATGGAGAAGTCGTGCTGAAAAAGATGGCATGCTTAGTAGCTGCTGAGTAGTTCTCTAGCTTTATTGTATTTGATAATAGTTTATTGACTGTTGGTAATTTTCCTGAAATTTGTTATCAATTTGTTGAACCGTATCAAATGAGGTAGGTTATTTGTTTTGGAATGGTATGCATCTAATCTTTACTGTGAAAAAATAGAAATAGCCAAAATGAGTGATTAAGGAGCTAAAAGATGGGTTATTATGATTTGGCATAAATTGATTATTAGCAGCATGATAGTTTCATCATTGGTGGGTTGTAGCCAGACTTTAGATCGGCAGGAAGCTAATCATGTGAAGCATAAAACAGGCTTATTTACTTGCGGTAAAACTGAATGTTATCAAGTCGCATTAGGAGATAGATTGATACAGTTTTCTGTGCCTGATACTTATCTTGCAAGTAGCTCTGATATTACAGTTGAACATGACACACGCTTTTTTAGTGCAATACATGCAAAGGATCAGGTAAAGCTCGAAGGGCTGGCGGATATTTCTAGTGTTGTTATGGGTAATAAACAGGTTAATTATAAAGTGCAAACTAATGTTATGGTGATCCCTAGTAAGGACCCTCGTGCAGGATCAAAGCTTGTCAATAAAAATATTTATCAAGAAACTAAAAGTAGTTTCAATAAGAAAAATATTAATAGTATTAAAGTGCTCGCTGCAGGGGTTAAACAATATAGCCGAAATTGTATGACGAATTATATGAAAATCCAACGTAATGCCAGCAGTGATACCGATTATATGTTTGAGACAGAAACGATATGCAGCTTGGGGTTATACAACTTAAAAATAGAAAGTATTGCCAAGGCTAATACAATTGCAGTCATTAATAATCTTGTTGTTAAGACTTTTAAAAATGAGAGTTTAATTACAAAATCCCTCTCTATTAGATCTATTTGATATTTTTGAATTAATGAGTTATAAGAGATAATTATTAAGTTAGGGTGATAAATAGCATGGAAAATTTGACCAATCTTATTGATTTTGAAAAAAAAGCGCGTGAAATATTAGAGCTAGGGGTTTATGATTATTTTGCTGGTGGAGCAGATGATGAAGCGACCTTAGCAAGTAATCAATCAGCATTTAAGCAGATTAAATTAAAGCCTCGAGTATTAGTTGATGTATCTAAACGTAGCACAAAGACTCGTTTTTTGGGCCATGAGCTGAGTGCTCCCGTTGTTATTGCGCCGACAGCATTTCAAGGTATGACTCATGCTGATGCTGAGTTGGGGATTGCCAAAGCTGCAGGTGAGTTTGGTACGATAATGTCACTAAGTACCATGTCAAACTGTGCTTTAGAGGATGTTAAGCAGGCAACATCAGCGCCATTGTGGTTTCAGCTTTATGTCTGTAAAAACCGTCAAGTGACACAAGCTGCGATAGAGCGTGCTGAGCAAGCTGGATATGAGGCGATTGTGGTGACTGTTGATGCACCTGTGTTTGGTCGTCGTGAACGAGATATTAAAAATAATTTTAAAATTCCTGATCATTTTTCTATGCCTAACCTAGTTGACTCGACATACGAATCGATGATTAATGCGGGAAATTTGGCAGAATATACTAATAACGCCTTTGAGAATAAGTTGAACTGGTCGGATATTCAATGGGTAAAAGAGTGCAGCCGGTTACCTGTGTTCATTAAAGGGATTATGCATGAGGAAGATGCCAAAATAGCGCTTGATTATGGTGTTGATGGGATTATCTGCTCGAATCATGGTGGCCGACAGTTGGATACCAGTGCTGCAACTATTGAACTATTGCCAGCGATTACTAATGTTATACAAGGAAAAATACCGGTTTTAGTTGATGGAGGTGTTCGGCGGGGCACTGATATTTTTAAGGCAATTGCTTTAGGGGCTGATGCTGTTTTAGTCGGTCGACCTGTAGTTTGGGGGCTAGCTATCGGTGGTGCTAATGGGGTTTATCAGGTATTAAACCACCTTAAAGATGAGTTTGACAATGCCATGGCGCTCGCAGGTTTTAATAGCGTGGATGAAATTAGAGAAAAAGGACATTCTATTTTGTTTCGTTAATAAGGGGCTGTTGTGAGTAAAAATCAGCTCCAGCACTTAATGAAGCTACTGGGGAGTATGCTTTTGGCATGTTGTTGGGGCTGATTGGCCTTGATGAAAGCCATATCTATCAAAATAACAATGCAGGGTTTTTGATTAATTTACCTCTTTAGTTTTCATCCAAATTGCAAATAAAGTATGGTATGCTGCTATTTTAAGTCACGGTAAGGGCCATTGCAATGGCACTGAATCCTTCAGAACAACAGTTTTTTGAGCAATTATTACCGTCTCGAAGCGATCAAAGTAGCAATTATTTAAATATAGAGGCTCTCAGAAACAATGCTGACTTTTTCCTATCTTATGCTGGTTTAGAGGCAGATATTCCAAAATTGGACACCACTGTAATTGTGCGAGATGGTTATGCTGTTCCTGTACGCATTTACAATCATCATCTAGAAAATTCTCCCACCTTAATTTTTTATCCTGGCTGTGCTTATGTTCTTGACTTATTTGAGGTAAATGCCATTGCCGCCTCACGTATTGCCAACTATGCTGATATTAAAGTTATTGTTGTTCGCTACCGCCTGGCTCCAGAGCATCCATTGCCTCAGCCGATCTATGATAGTTACGACGTGACCAAATACTTTTACGCTTCTCATCAAAAATGGCGTATCGATCCAGACCATTTTTTTATCGGTGGTCTCAGCTCGGGTGCACATTGTTGCGCAATTATTAGTCAATTATCCGTTAATGACCCTGATTTAACTATTAAGCAACAAGTCCTTCTCAATGGTATTTTTGACTTAACTCAATCCAGCTTAGAATTTCTTGAACAAGAGCAGCTTGACCAAATGCTGCTGAGAGACAACATCACTTTAATTATGAAGCATTGGGGGATTAGTCAAGTGGATTACGCCAAGTCATTTTATTCTCCCCTTTTTAATAATGATATCGATAATATTCCTAGTACAACGATTCTCGTTGGTGAGCATGATGGCTTTAGAAGCGATTCTGAAGCTTATTATTTAAAATTAAAGTCACATAGTGCTCATGTTGAGAAAATCATTCTTGAAGGGCAGACACATA
This genomic stretch from Piscirickettsia litoralis harbors:
- a CDS encoding S24 family peptidase, producing MTLAKKNLHANNPSIKERLNHLMNEIRISEAELARQTGVPTTTINRMLLGHTTDPRANTLKPLAQFFSISIDQLLGLSPMNDRIPGTFNATNRSAWLTVPLIRWQDSIAWVFKHNSYSLDSHTQWITTDKHISDTSFAVKSLPSMEPRFREGSTLIVDPNHEYKDGMFVLVTLDGSNVVARSVLSDGADIYFKGFDHAIPTQAYNSTTQRILGVIVEARMNLYK
- a CDS encoding alpha-hydroxy acid oxidase, with the translated sequence MENLTNLIDFEKKAREILELGVYDYFAGGADDEATLASNQSAFKQIKLKPRVLVDVSKRSTKTRFLGHELSAPVVIAPTAFQGMTHADAELGIAKAAGEFGTIMSLSTMSNCALEDVKQATSAPLWFQLYVCKNRQVTQAAIERAEQAGYEAIVVTVDAPVFGRRERDIKNNFKIPDHFSMPNLVDSTYESMINAGNLAEYTNNAFENKLNWSDIQWVKECSRLPVFIKGIMHEEDAKIALDYGVDGIICSNHGGRQLDTSAATIELLPAITNVIQGKIPVLVDGGVRRGTDIFKAIALGADAVLVGRPVVWGLAIGGANGVYQVLNHLKDEFDNAMALAGFNSVDEIREKGHSILFR
- a CDS encoding alpha/beta hydrolase fold domain-containing protein gives rise to the protein MALNPSEQQFFEQLLPSRSDQSSNYLNIEALRNNADFFLSYAGLEADIPKLDTTVIVRDGYAVPVRIYNHHLENSPTLIFYPGCAYVLDLFEVNAIAASRIANYADIKVIVVRYRLAPEHPLPQPIYDSYDVTKYFYASHQKWRIDPDHFFIGGLSSGAHCCAIISQLSVNDPDLTIKQQVLLNGIFDLTQSSLEFLEQEQLDQMLLRDNITLIMKHWGISQVDYAKSFYSPLFNNDIDNIPSTTILVGEHDGFRSDSEAYYLKLKSHSAHVEKIILEGQTHNTIVMRQALKDGKDPAHVIGDVLLNRMKRALK
- the queF gene encoding NADPH-dependent 7-cyano-7-deazaguanine reductase QueF (Catalyzes the NADPH-dependent reduction of 7-cyano-7-deazaguanine (preQ0) to 7-aminomethyl-7-deazaguanine (preQ1) in queuosine biosynthesis), producing MSSEIELQLESAPLGQKSDYISTYSPDLLFPIPRKQKRDEINVPDALPFNGFDAWNAFELSWLNAKGKPCVALAHFEIDCASVNIVESKSFKLYLNSFNNTKFDSVTEVERILAKDIQAAAEGEVKARVILLSEVENQPILDFSAESIDDLDIECNEYMVKPDYLKADHTQIVEETLSSNLLKSNCLVTGQPDWGSVEIAYYGPKIDRESLLQYIVSFRNHNEFHEQCVERIFMDVMAHCQPERLTVHARYTRRGGLDINPVRSTEKSFKADNLRMARQ